A region from the Microcoleus sp. FACHB-672 genome encodes:
- a CDS encoding aspartate-semialdehyde dehydrogenase has product MPESYRVAILGATGAVGTELLELLENRNFPLSELKLLASPRSAGRTLPFKGEQLLVEPVGEGSFENVDIVLASAGGSTSKQWAHKAVAAGAVVIDNSSAFRMDSQVPLVVPEVNPEAAANHRGIIANPNCTTILMSVAVWPLHKVQPVQRIVAATYQSASGAGARAMEEMKEQAQAILDGKTPKTEIFPYPLAFNLFPHNSPLNDQGYCEEEMKMVNETRKIFGAPALRVSATCVRVPVLRAHSEAINLEFGQPFSVAKAREILSEAPGVELVEDWQANYFPMPFEATGRDDVLVGRIRQDISHPCGLELWLSGDQIRKGAALNAVQIAELLVAKNLLKPAVALGANS; this is encoded by the coding sequence TTGCCTGAATCTTATCGAGTAGCAATTTTAGGAGCCACCGGCGCAGTTGGCACAGAATTGCTGGAATTACTGGAAAACCGGAACTTTCCCCTCAGTGAGCTTAAGCTGTTAGCTTCCCCGCGCTCAGCAGGGCGGACTTTACCGTTTAAAGGCGAACAACTGCTGGTGGAACCTGTGGGAGAGGGTTCGTTTGAAAATGTGGATATCGTTCTGGCATCTGCCGGCGGCTCAACCTCGAAACAGTGGGCGCATAAAGCGGTAGCAGCCGGTGCGGTGGTGATCGATAACTCCAGCGCGTTTCGCATGGATTCGCAAGTTCCCCTTGTGGTGCCTGAGGTGAATCCAGAAGCAGCGGCCAATCATCGGGGAATTATTGCCAATCCTAACTGCACCACGATTTTAATGAGCGTAGCAGTTTGGCCCCTGCATAAAGTTCAGCCAGTGCAGCGCATCGTTGCCGCCACCTACCAATCTGCAAGTGGTGCCGGTGCGCGGGCGATGGAAGAAATGAAAGAGCAAGCACAAGCGATTTTGGATGGAAAAACACCCAAAACAGAAATCTTCCCTTACCCTCTAGCCTTTAATTTATTCCCGCATAACTCCCCGCTAAATGATCAGGGATACTGTGAGGAAGAGATGAAGATGGTAAATGAGACACGCAAGATTTTCGGTGCGCCGGCATTGCGAGTCAGTGCGACGTGTGTGCGGGTTCCCGTATTGCGTGCCCATTCAGAAGCCATTAACCTAGAGTTTGGCCAACCGTTTAGTGTGGCTAAAGCGCGGGAAATCCTCTCAGAAGCTCCAGGGGTTGAGTTAGTAGAAGATTGGCAGGCAAATTACTTCCCCATGCCGTTTGAAGCGACAGGTCGGGATGACGTATTAGTTGGCAGAATTCGTCAGGATATTTCTCATCCTTGCGGCTTAGAACTGTGGCTGAGCGGGGATCAAATTCGTAAAGGCGCGGCTTTAAATGCCGTACAAATTGCGGAATTATTGGTCGCTAAAAATT